TCCGCGATCCCGACGGTTCGCTGGTCGAAATCCGGGTTGCCGACAAGAGCTCGCCGAACGAGAAGTCCGGCTCCAGCAACGTCTCCGGGCCGGCCGGCACGCAGACCTCGCCGAACCGCAGCGCGGCGCCGCTGGTCCGGCCGCGGCGGCTCGCCCATATCCTCATCTTCACCGCCGATGTCGGGCGCGCCATCGCCTTTTATTCACGCGTGCTGGGCCTTCGCCTGTCCGACGTTCGGGCGATGGCATCGCCTTCATGCATGGCATCCACGGCAGCGACCATCACCTGATCGCGCTGGCCAAATCCGAAGGGCCGGGGCTGCACCATCTGAGCTGGGACGTCGGCTCGATCCACGAGATCGGCCTTGGCGCCATGCAAATGGCCGACAAGGGGTTTTCGGCCGGCTGGGGCCTCGGCCGCCATGTCCTTGGCTCGAATTTCTTCCACTATGTCCGCGATCCCTGGGGCAGCTATTCGGAATATTCCTCCGACATCGACTACATTCCCGCCAATTTCGAATGGGAGGCCGGCGATCATCCCGGCCATGACGCCTTCTATGTCTGGGGACCGACGCCGCCGGAAGACTTCGCCTTCAACCACGAAGCCGCCAAAGGTTGACCTGGCCGAAGGCGAAGGCACGCCGTAGCCTCAGCGGCGAAGCAGCATGGGAATCCACGCCGCGACCAGCTTGGCCATGAACTTCAGCGGAAACCCCGGATAGGCCGGCAGGTCGTCCGGGATGACGCTGTCGCCGGCCTTGAACTTGGTGCAGATGCGCATTTCGAGCGGCGGGACGTCGGTCTCGAAACGGGCCCGGTACATCGAGACCCAGTGCCGGGAATCGTCGAAGCCCATGGTCATCGCAGCATTGCAGCAGGTGGCGACGATCCGGTTGGTCGCCGATATGTCCTTGAGCTTGTAGCTCTTGAGCAGCGTCGCACCCTCGATGCATGTCACGCGATCCTTGCGGTAGAGAACATAGGGCGTGCCGCCGGCTGCATCGCGCACCGGCGCTGCGCCCGGCAAGGCCTCGACCGCGAGGGAGCCGGCCTGGCAATCGTCGCAATGGCAGGCAAGGCTGATGATCGGCGCGCCGGCCGCTTCCAGCTGGACCCTGCCGCAGGAGCAACGCACCGTCAGGCTGTTTTTCAGTGGCTCGGGCATCGGGGCCTCCTGTCGTCGGGTGCTCGCGCGACCTAGGCGCGGTCACCCTGGAGCACCCGGTGCAGGGTCTCGGCGAAGGCCTGCGCATGGAGACCGTAGCCGCCATGGTCACCCGGAAAGGCGACCGGCGCGCTGCCGAGCTTTTCGGCCAGCGCCAGGCCGGTGCTGTGGGCGATTTGCCCTGAAGTCTCTGCGCCGACGCCAACCACCACGCGGGGGCGTCCGGCCCGCAAGGTCGCGATATCGGGCTGGTAGCGCGACAGCGGCATCAATCCATGCGCGATGAAATAGTCCATATTGCCGTCGATCCGGCCGAAGGTCTCCAGAGCCTCGGGCGGCATGGCGTGCTCCGGCGGCGCCTGGTCACCTTCCGGTCCACCGCTCAGACCCGCCATCACCATGAACTTCTCGACGGCGGGGCCGAGCCCCTCCCGGTGATAGATGTCATGGATCTCCTGGTCACCGGCCAGCGCCTCCGACGGGTCGGCGAGCAGCATCAGGCAGGGCGGCTCGTGGGCCACCAGCGCCTTGACCCGCTCCGGGTGGCGGGCGGTCAGGTTGAGCCCGATCTGGGCGCCGCCGCTATTGCCGAACACGTAAGCCTGGCCCGCGCCGAGCGCCTCGATCAGCCGCGCGGCATCGTCGCCATGGACATCGAGCCGCTGCTCTTCCGGGTCGCCGTCGAGGGTGCTGCGCGAGTTGCCGCGCGGGTCATAAGCCACCACCGTGTAGCGGTCGGCGAGATGGTGCGAAAGCTCGGCAAAGACGCCGGCATCGGTCGGGCCGCCGGGGATCAGGAGCAGCATCGGACCGGCTCCCCGGACTTCGTAATAGATCCTGGCGCCCGGGACTTTCAGCGTGGCGGATGGGGTCGGGTCGGTCATGGCTATGTCTCCTGGTCGAGGTCTTGCGCGACTGCCTGGGGTCATCTGCCGGCAGGGGTCACCGGCTGCCGAGCACCATGCGGTTGCCCTCGCTATCGCGAAACTCGGCGACCGTGCGGCCGGGCTGCCAGGGCGCCTCCTGCGGTTCGGTGATGATCTCGACACCGCCGGCCTTCAGCGCCGCAACCGTCGCTTCGATGGCCGCGTCGACCAGCACCATCACCGGATCGGTGGAGGGTTTGTCGTCGGGACGCTTGACGAAGTGCAGGGTGGTTTCGGCGCCCTGAAACTTGAGCTCGATCCAGCGCCACCCGTTTGGGCCCATGGCCGCGTCGGCGGCGACCTCGCAGCCGAAATGCCGGGTGTAGAAGCGCTTGGCGCGGTCCTGGTCGAACACCGGAAGCTCGGCGAACTGGATGTGCATGGCTCGGTTCTCCTTGCAGGTCGAGACCGGCGGCCCGGCACAAAACTAGACCGTCCAGTTCCGAAGTTGCGCGAAACTAGACTGTCCAGTACTGTCGAGTCAACCGGGATTCCCCCGGGCCGGACAAAAACTTTCATGACCAGGTCGGCGCCAGCGAAAAACTCGGTCGAGCCCGAGGCCAGCGGCCAGTCGGCGCGCAAGCGCCGGGCGATCCTCGACGCCGCCACCGAGGTCTTCCTGAAGAGCGGTTATCTCGGCACCAACATGGACGAGATCGCCGCCCTGTCGGAGGTGTCGAAACAGACCGTCTACAAACATTTCGCCAGCAAGGAGGCCTTGTTCGTCGAGATCGTCATGCGCATGACCAGGGCCGCCGGCGACACCGTGCACAACGAGATGCAGGACCTCGCCAAGGGCGGCGATGTCGCGGACTATCTGCGCAACTACGCCTTCCGGCAGCTCACCGTGGTGCTCACCCCGCGCCTGATGCAGCTGCGCCGCCTGGTCATCGGTGAGGTCAGCCGCTTCCCGGAGCTTGCCAGGGTGCTCTACGAAGGCGGGCCGAAACGCGCGCTGGCGATCCTGGCGGACGCTTTCCAGCGCCTGGCCGATCGTGGCCTCTTGACCATTGACGATCCCTTGCTGGCGGCGTCCCATTTCAACTGGCTGGTCATGTCGCAACCGCTGAACCAGGCCATGCTCTTGGGCGACGCGGCGATCCCGAAACCGGCGGAACTGCGCCGCCATGCCGCCGACGGCGTGCGGGTGTTCCTGGCGGCCTACGGCAAGGCGTGATCCTGGAGCGGTGAAGGCCGGCGCTCACGTGGAGAATCATACCGACGCCGGGCGCGCGCTTGAACCTCGACGTCACCCCCGGCTGACTGAGCGAAGCGAAGGAAGGGAAGGGGGCCCAGGAGTTGCAGAGCGCCTACCCCAACACCGCGAAATCACCTGAACGGATGCACGGAGAGCGCGGTCTGTTGGCTCCTGGACCCCTTCCCCTCGCTTCGCTCGGCCGGGGGTGACGTCGAGGCTATGCCGGCAGTCGGGCGGCGCACTTCGGCAGCATCACAAGCCACCCCGCCGCCCCCTCACCTGGACCACGCCCGTGAGCCTACCCCGCCTGGCCGCGCAAATGGCTCGGCGCGGTGCCGATGATGCGCTTGAACGCCCGGCTGAAGGCGGCTTCCGAATCATAACCCAGCCGGCGCGCCACGTCGGAAATGCGGGCGCGGTCGCGCTGGATCCATTGGCGTGCCTGGTGCATCCGCACCTGGGCGACATAACGGGCCGGCGTCTCGCCGACGATGGAAGCGAAGCGGTCGGCGAAGCTCGAGCGTGACGCGCCCATGATCCCGGCCAGCGCCGCGACCGTCCAGTCCCGGTCCGGGTTGAGGTGAATCGCCGCCAGCACGCGGCCGACATCCGGGTTGCGCACCGCCGCGATCCAGCCGGTGGCGTCGCCGCAGCCGTGCTCGACCCAAAACCGGATGATCTTGGCGGCGAGCACGTCGGCGAGCCTGGCGGCAATGCCGGCGGCGCCGACCCGGTCCAGCGCCACCTCGCGCCCCATCGCCTCCAGGAGATGCGGCACGGCCGGCTCCCTGGCGATCAGCTCGGTGGCGCGCATGACGTCGGGCATCATCCGCAACAGCGGATGCAGGCCATCCAGGTTGAAATGCAGCGAGCAGCAGAACAGCACGCTGTCGGCGCCGTCGCCGCCGGATTTGAGATCGAAGATATCGGCGCAGATCGTCGCGCATCGCTGCCCGAGGAAGGGCTGGATCGGCACATCGGGCGCGCTCGCCAGGGCATGGGCGGCGCCGCGCGGCAGCAGCACGGCATCGCCAGGGGTCAGCGCGACCCATTCGCCCTCCGGCGTCTTCAGCCAGCAGCCTTGCTCGGCGACGAAATGAAAGCGGGCGGCCTGCTGCGCGGCAAACGAAAAGCCCCAGGGCGCCGACAGCTGGCAGCGCCAGTAATCGACCCCGTCGAGCCTGAGCCCGCGCAACATGTCGTTGAGCGGGTCACCGGTGGCGGTTTCAGGTTTGGACGAACGGCTAAGCATTGCGGCGTTTATAGCATGGAAAATCCAGGGCGCGAACCATAGCTCAGCACCTTGCATGGAGAATGCGCATGTCCGACTTTGCCGCCGCCGTCGCCGAAACCCCTGACCTGGCCGCCCGAACCGAAGACACAGGGGCGCCTGCGGCCTGGGCCGCGGTGGTGTCCCTGACCCTTGGCGTCTTCGGCCTGGTCACCGCCGAGTTCCTGCCGGCGAGCCTCCTGACCCCGATCGCCAGTGATCTCGGCATTTCCGACGGCACGGCAGGCCAGACCGTCACGGCGACCGCGCTGGTCGCAGCGGTCGCAGGACCCGCCATCGTCATCGGCACCGGCCGGGTCGACCGGCGTCTGGTCGTCTGGGGCCTGACGCTGCTGCTGGTCATCTCCAACATCCTGGCGGCGGTCGCCTCGCATGTCGCGGTCCTGCTCACCGCCCGTGTCGGCTTAGGTATTGCGCTCGGCGGTTTCTGGTCGCTCGCCGCGGCGCTGGCGCTCCGCCTCGTGCCGCTCGCCCTGATGCCGCGCGCCATGTCGATCATCTTCACCGGTGTCTCCGCCGCCACCGTCTGCGCCGCGCCGCTCGGCGCCTATCTCGGCAATCTCTGGGGCTGGCGCGCCACCTTCATGGTGGCCGCCGGCATCGGCGTCGTCGCGCTGGCGGTCCAGCTCGCGACCATGCCGAAACTGCCGCCGCTCGGCGCCCAGAGCCTCTCGACCTTCGTCGTGCTGTTGCGCCGGCCGCGCATCCGCATTGGCCTGATCATCGTGCTTTTGGTCATTTCCGGCCAT
This portion of the Phreatobacter stygius genome encodes:
- a CDS encoding GFA family protein, whose product is MPEPLKNSLTVRCSCGRVQLEAAGAPIISLACHCDDCQAGSLAVEALPGAAPVRDAAGGTPYVLYRKDRVTCIEGATLLKSYKLKDISATNRIVATCCNAAMTMGFDDSRHWVSMYRARFETDVPPLEMRICTKFKAGDSVIPDDLPAYPGFPLKFMAKLVAAWIPMLLRR
- a CDS encoding alpha/beta fold hydrolase, coding for MTDPTPSATLKVPGARIYYEVRGAGPMLLLIPGGPTDAGVFAELSHHLADRYTVVAYDPRGNSRSTLDGDPEEQRLDVHGDDAARLIEALGAGQAYVFGNSGGAQIGLNLTARHPERVKALVAHEPPCLMLLADPSEALAGDQEIHDIYHREGLGPAVEKFMVMAGLSGGPEGDQAPPEHAMPPEALETFGRIDGNMDYFIAHGLMPLSRYQPDIATLRAGRPRVVVGVGAETSGQIAHSTGLALAEKLGSAPVAFPGDHGGYGLHAQAFAETLHRVLQGDRA
- a CDS encoding VOC family protein, whose product is MHIQFAELPVFDQDRAKRFYTRHFGCEVAADAAMGPNGWRWIELKFQGAETTLHFVKRPDDKPSTDPVMVLVDAAIEATVAALKAGGVEIITEPQEAPWQPGRTVAEFRDSEGNRMVLGSR
- a CDS encoding TetR/AcrR family transcriptional regulator, with protein sequence MTRSAPAKNSVEPEASGQSARKRRAILDAATEVFLKSGYLGTNMDEIAALSEVSKQTVYKHFASKEALFVEIVMRMTRAAGDTVHNEMQDLAKGGDVADYLRNYAFRQLTVVLTPRLMQLRRLVIGEVSRFPELARVLYEGGPKRALAILADAFQRLADRGLLTIDDPLLAASHFNWLVMSQPLNQAMLLGDAAIPKPAELRRHAADGVRVFLAAYGKA
- a CDS encoding AraC family transcriptional regulator → MLSRSSKPETATGDPLNDMLRGLRLDGVDYWRCQLSAPWGFSFAAQQAARFHFVAEQGCWLKTPEGEWVALTPGDAVLLPRGAAHALASAPDVPIQPFLGQRCATICADIFDLKSGGDGADSVLFCCSLHFNLDGLHPLLRMMPDVMRATELIAREPAVPHLLEAMGREVALDRVGAAGIAARLADVLAAKIIRFWVEHGCGDATGWIAAVRNPDVGRVLAAIHLNPDRDWTVAALAGIMGASRSSFADRFASIVGETPARYVAQVRMHQARQWIQRDRARISDVARRLGYDSEAAFSRAFKRIIGTAPSHLRGQAG
- a CDS encoding MFS transporter is translated as MSDFAAAVAETPDLAARTEDTGAPAAWAAVVSLTLGVFGLVTAEFLPASLLTPIASDLGISDGTAGQTVTATALVAAVAGPAIVIGTGRVDRRLVVWGLTLLLVISNILAAVASHVAVLLTARVGLGIALGGFWSLAAALALRLVPLALMPRAMSIIFTGVSAATVCAAPLGAYLGNLWGWRATFMVAAGIGVVALAVQLATMPKLPPLGAQSLSTFVVLLRRPRIRIGLIIVLLVISGHFAGFTYVRPFLEQVPKLNVEMISLVLLAFGIGGFFGNIVGGLIAERSARLAVGLAALLLAVMAFAMFGFGVSVPVSLVATGIWGFAFGGLPVGFQTWTTQSAPDHAESAGALLVSTFQVAIASGAILGGLLVDGFGAPGAIAYCAVAVLIGAVVMLTAARGQALQAA